In uncultured Bacteroides sp., the following proteins share a genomic window:
- a CDS encoding ribonuclease H family protein translates to MAKQKYYVVWEGVTPGIYTSWTECQLQIKGFVGAKYKSFNSKEEADQAISSSPYAYMGKKTKSTTKRALPACVIEEGLAVDAACSGNPGAMEYRGVYLKTREEIFHFGPMKGTNNIGEFLALAHGLALLSKKNLTMPIYSDSANAISWIKQKKCKTKLPRTAETEELFQIIERAENWLKNNKFPNRIIKWETKEWGEIPADFGRK, encoded by the coding sequence ATGGCAAAACAGAAATATTATGTGGTTTGGGAAGGCGTAACTCCGGGAATCTATACTTCCTGGACCGAATGCCAGCTTCAGATAAAAGGATTTGTAGGTGCAAAATACAAATCTTTCAACTCCAAAGAAGAGGCCGATCAGGCTATTTCTTCCTCACCTTATGCTTATATGGGGAAGAAAACCAAATCAACTACTAAAAGAGCTCTCCCTGCATGTGTTATTGAAGAAGGCCTGGCTGTAGATGCTGCCTGTAGTGGTAACCCGGGTGCCATGGAATATAGGGGTGTTTATTTAAAAACAAGAGAAGAGATTTTCCATTTCGGCCCCATGAAGGGAACTAATAATATCGGTGAGTTTCTGGCTTTGGCTCACGGGTTGGCTTTGCTTAGTAAAAAAAATCTCACTATGCCTATCTATAGTGATAGTGCAAATGCTATAAGTTGGATTAAACAAAAGAAATGCAAAACCAAACTCCCCCGAACTGCTGAGACAGAAGAGCTGTTTCAGATTATAGAACGTGCAGAAAACTGGCTAAAGAATAATAAATTTCCTAACCGCATTATTAAATGGGAAACCAAAGAGTGGGGAGAGATTCCTGCCGATTTTGGCAGGAAGTAA
- a CDS encoding glycosyltransferase family 9 protein, producing MKINKILVIRFRRVGDSVLSTAICTSLKRTFPNAEVDYVLNANIASLYENHPDIDRVITFDDQENHDLFKYISKVWKVIRTGKYDVIIDTRSTIKTLFFSLFSLSTPYRIGSKKDYNAFLHNYRIDNHRDNTVDMVQHNLKLLKPLEKEADIHYCSDFKLYVSNQEKSDYKAYMQKQGIDFNRPVVLATVTARLAYKVWDKERMKEVLRRMIDKYDTQIIFNFAGNEEEFAVNIHREMNNDKNVFTNIKADSLRDLCALIVNCDFFFGNEGGPRHIAQALEIPSYAIYPPNILKSVWLPGDGERYAGISPDDNHSQEEQSKMDYLQRFNLITVDQVWSGLDKMLEKFLR from the coding sequence ATGAAAATAAATAAGATTTTAGTTATACGTTTTAGAAGGGTGGGAGACTCTGTTTTGTCAACAGCAATATGTACCAGTTTGAAACGGACTTTCCCTAATGCGGAAGTTGATTATGTATTAAATGCAAATATTGCCTCATTATACGAAAATCATCCTGATATTGATCGTGTGATAACCTTTGATGATCAAGAAAATCATGATTTATTTAAATACATTTCCAAAGTATGGAAAGTAATTAGAACAGGCAAGTACGATGTGATTATTGATACTCGGAGTACAATTAAAACTCTATTCTTTTCTTTATTTTCTTTATCCACTCCTTACAGAATTGGTTCAAAAAAGGACTATAATGCCTTTCTCCATAACTACCGCATTGATAATCATAGAGACAATACTGTTGATATGGTGCAGCATAATCTAAAGTTATTAAAACCTTTAGAGAAGGAAGCTGATATTCATTATTGTTCTGATTTTAAATTGTATGTTTCGAACCAGGAAAAGTCTGATTATAAGGCTTACATGCAGAAGCAAGGAATAGATTTTAATAGGCCTGTGGTTCTGGCTACTGTAACAGCAAGGTTAGCTTACAAAGTTTGGGATAAAGAGAGGATGAAAGAGGTGCTTCGCAGAATGATAGATAAATATGATACACAGATTATCTTTAACTTTGCAGGTAATGAAGAAGAATTTGCCGTGAACATTCATCGTGAGATGAACAATGATAAGAATGTATTTACGAATATTAAAGCCGATTCTTTAAGAGATTTGTGTGCCTTGATTGTTAACTGTGACTTTTTCTTTGGCAATGAGGGTGGCCCAAGACATATAGCTCAGGCATTGGAAATCCCTTCTTATGCCATTTATCCTCCAAATATTCTAAAATCTGTTTGGTTGCCTGGTGATGGAGAACGTTATGCTGGCATCAGTCCGGACGATAATCACTCGCAGGAAGAACAAAGTAAAATGGACTATCTCCAGCGGTTCAACTTAATTACGGTAGATCAGGTTTGGAGTGGATTGGATAAAATGCTTGAAAAGTTTTTGAGATAA
- a CDS encoding GtrA family protein, whose translation MKCVVKIMMKIYTRNKANLHQILRFAIVGCIATAIHYTIYYFLQKHLNVNIAYTIGYIVSFFCNFFMTCFLTFRSAPSALKAVGFSFSHLINYLMHMFLLNVFLFLGVSKILAPFFVLSVAVPTNYCLLRFVFTRKNKNNQEPKK comes from the coding sequence ATGAAATGTGTTGTAAAAATTATGATGAAAATATATACCAGAAATAAAGCAAATTTGCATCAGATATTGAGGTTTGCAATAGTTGGATGTATTGCAACTGCTATACATTATACAATTTATTATTTCTTGCAGAAGCACTTAAATGTAAATATTGCTTATACAATAGGATATATTGTGAGTTTCTTTTGCAATTTCTTTATGACTTGTTTTCTAACTTTTCGTTCTGCTCCTTCTGCATTAAAGGCTGTTGGCTTTAGTTTTAGCCATTTGATAAATTATTTAATGCACATGTTCTTATTGAATGTTTTCCTGTTCCTGGGTGTATCTAAAATATTGGCTCCGTTTTTTGTGTTGTCAGTTGCCGTGCCTACAAATTATTGTTTGCTTCGATTTGTATTTACACGGAAAAATAAAAATAATCAAGAACCTAAAAAATGA
- a CDS encoding glycosyltransferase family 87 protein, which produces MRIFSKLNAFINKNFFKDYRTLFGLWILLSLISGLFKNKGNNYLIFKYVFWHTIEKTSLYATYPQYFDTNHYGPFFSLIIAPFSILPNKIGMTLWVMLLSVSLYYAIRKLPLSQKQHIFIYWFCANELLTALFMQQFNIAIAAIIIATFYCIKKEKDIWATFFIMLGTFVKLYGIVGFAFFFFSKHKKTLILSAIGWALIMYVAPMLISSPEYIASQYKEWWISLTQKNGINMLAEYQNISVLGMIRKISGCISYSDIWILLAGVLIFSFPYLRLKQYKHEAFRYAILASTLMFSVLFSTGSESSSYIIALTGVCIWYTTSPWERSKTDVALMIFAFVLTSLSPTDLFPAALKSLIRQNSLKALPCFIIWLKLSYEMCCKNYDENIYQK; this is translated from the coding sequence ATGAGAATATTTAGCAAGCTGAACGCGTTTATTAATAAGAACTTTTTTAAAGATTACCGTACATTATTTGGGTTGTGGATATTATTATCTCTAATATCGGGATTGTTTAAAAATAAAGGTAATAATTATTTGATATTCAAGTATGTTTTTTGGCACACAATCGAGAAAACATCCTTATATGCCACTTATCCGCAATATTTTGATACAAATCATTATGGCCCGTTTTTTAGTTTGATTATTGCTCCATTTTCTATTTTACCAAATAAAATAGGAATGACTCTCTGGGTTATGTTATTGTCTGTTTCATTGTATTATGCCATACGTAAATTACCCCTGTCTCAAAAACAACATATTTTTATCTATTGGTTTTGTGCGAACGAATTGCTTACTGCTTTATTTATGCAGCAATTTAATATTGCTATCGCTGCAATTATCATTGCAACATTTTATTGTATTAAAAAGGAAAAAGATATTTGGGCTACTTTCTTTATTATGTTGGGAACTTTTGTAAAGTTGTATGGCATAGTGGGATTTGCCTTTTTCTTTTTTTCAAAACATAAAAAGACATTAATCTTATCGGCAATTGGTTGGGCTCTTATTATGTATGTTGCACCTATGTTGATAAGTAGCCCTGAATATATTGCTTCACAATACAAGGAATGGTGGATAAGCCTGACTCAAAAAAATGGGATAAATATGCTTGCCGAATATCAGAATATTTCCGTGCTTGGCATGATTCGTAAAATTTCAGGCTGCATTTCTTATTCAGACATTTGGATATTATTAGCTGGAGTTTTAATTTTTAGTTTTCCATATTTGAGGCTGAAACAATATAAGCATGAAGCTTTTCGTTATGCTATACTGGCTTCCACTTTAATGTTTTCTGTGCTTTTTAGTACAGGTAGTGAATCTAGCTCTTATATTATTGCTTTGACGGGAGTATGTATATGGTATACCACTTCTCCATGGGAGCGCTCAAAAACGGACGTTGCACTTATGATCTTCGCTTTTGTTTTAACTAGTTTGTCTCCAACAGATCTTTTCCCTGCTGCATTGAAAAGTCTGATTCGTCAAAATTCATTAAAAGCATTACCTTGTTTTATTATATGGCTGAAACTTTCTTATGAAATGTGTTGTAAAAATTATGATGAAAATATATACCAGAAATAA
- a CDS encoding glycosyltransferase family 2 protein produces MRLAIVSPCYNEQDVLKDSAERLTVFFESLIHKGKISSDSFILYVNDGSKDSTWNIINELYENNPYVWGVNLVCNVGHQNAIMAGMMTVKDTCDAVITIDSDLQDDLNAMEEMVDRFKEGYDVVYGVKVSREADPFLKRSMAVSYYKIQDKLGVKAIYNHADFRLMSRRALEQLSLYQEKNLYLRGIIPLMGYKSATVDDVISERTAGKSKYTLRKMLKLAIDGITSFSIRPMHLIFAMGLLFLLVTMLIFVYVLVSFFTHHIVPGWTSLMLSVWFIGSVIMLSIGVVGEYIGKMYIEVKHRPLYNVDKILDKELKDSLSEAKSKVK; encoded by the coding sequence ATGAGATTAGCAATTGTTTCTCCCTGTTATAATGAACAAGACGTTCTGAAAGATTCAGCAGAACGCCTTACAGTTTTTTTTGAATCTCTCATTCATAAAGGAAAAATATCTTCAGATAGTTTTATACTTTATGTAAATGATGGAAGCAAAGACAGCACATGGAATATTATTAATGAACTGTATGAAAATAACCCCTACGTTTGGGGCGTTAATTTGGTCTGTAATGTTGGTCATCAGAATGCTATAATGGCCGGAATGATGACAGTGAAAGACACTTGCGATGCGGTTATCACGATCGACTCCGATTTACAGGATGATTTAAATGCTATGGAAGAGATGGTTGATCGCTTTAAGGAAGGATATGATGTTGTCTATGGCGTAAAAGTTTCTCGTGAAGCAGATCCGTTTCTAAAACGAAGTATGGCTGTTAGTTATTACAAAATACAAGATAAACTAGGTGTTAAAGCGATATACAATCATGCCGATTTTAGGTTAATGAGTCGCAGAGCTCTGGAACAATTGTCTCTGTACCAGGAAAAAAATTTATACTTGAGGGGGATTATCCCGCTTATGGGCTATAAGTCGGCAACAGTAGATGATGTAATCAGTGAGCGAACAGCAGGTAAATCTAAGTATACATTGAGAAAGATGCTGAAATTGGCGATTGACGGAATAACATCTTTCTCTATAAGACCTATGCATTTGATATTTGCTATGGGACTTTTGTTTCTGCTGGTCACAATGCTTATTTTTGTTTATGTACTTGTCTCTTTCTTTACGCATCATATAGTTCCCGGGTGGACTTCGTTGATGTTGTCAGTATGGTTTATTGGAAGTGTTATAATGCTCTCTATAGGAGTTGTAGGAGAATATATTGGCAAAATGTACATTGAAGTTAAGCATCGTCCTCTCTATAATGTTGATAAAATTTTAGATAAAGAATTAAAAGATAGTTTATCCGAAGCAAAAAGTAAAGTAAAGTAA
- a CDS encoding polysaccharide deacetylase family protein, translating to MILLSFDIEEFDVPLEHNVDFCMESQIKVSIEGTNKILDCLKRNQVKATFFCTANFAMHAPEIMERIKNEGHEIASHGYNHWTFEPGDLKKSKDKLEEICGVKIRGYRQARMMPIDEEDVQKAGYEYNSSLNPTFIPGRYMHLFSKRTHFMKSGVLQIPSSVTPIFRFPLFWLSYHNLPAALYRKLCAHTLKHDGYLVIYFHPWEFYALNEHPEWKMPYIIRNNSGSGMVKRLDDFIQKFKNKNSFMTFTEFTEKTISKK from the coding sequence ATGATATTGTTGAGTTTTGATATTGAGGAGTTTGATGTTCCATTGGAACATAATGTTGACTTCTGTATGGAGTCGCAAATAAAAGTTTCGATAGAAGGGACTAATAAAATTTTAGATTGTTTGAAGCGCAATCAAGTTAAAGCTACTTTTTTTTGTACTGCGAATTTTGCAATGCATGCCCCAGAAATAATGGAGCGAATTAAAAACGAAGGCCATGAAATTGCGTCTCATGGATATAATCACTGGACTTTTGAACCCGGAGATTTAAAAAAATCAAAAGATAAATTAGAGGAAATTTGTGGTGTTAAAATACGTGGCTATAGGCAAGCTCGCATGATGCCCATTGATGAAGAGGATGTTCAGAAAGCGGGTTATGAGTATAATTCTTCATTAAATCCAACGTTTATCCCAGGGAGATATATGCATCTTTTCTCAAAACGTACTCACTTTATGAAAAGCGGGGTATTGCAAATACCCTCATCCGTTACTCCCATATTCCGATTTCCCTTATTCTGGCTTTCTTATCATAATTTACCTGCGGCCCTATATCGTAAACTCTGTGCGCATACCTTAAAGCATGATGGATATTTGGTGATTTATTTTCACCCATGGGAATTTTATGCATTGAATGAACATCCAGAATGGAAGATGCCGTACATTATCAGGAACAATTCGGGATCTGGTATGGTAAAACGTTTGGATGACTTTATCCAAAAGTTTAAAAATAAGAATTCTTTTATGACCTTCACAGAATTCACCGAGAAGACTATTAGTAAAAAATAA